The Kluyvera intermedia genome includes the window ATTCATACGGCGAATAAACTGGTTCGGATCTTCCAGCGTACCGCGTTCAGCAAACAGAGCCTGGTCAAGCAGCAGCTCAACCCACTCTTTAAACTGCCCTTCGTCTTCGGTGTCAGCAGTGCGTTTCACCAGTACATGATCCGGGTTCAGTTCAAAGATGTATTTCACTTCTGGTGCAGCCTGGCCCGCAGCGGCAAACAGTTTTGCCATCTGAGTGCTCATATCGTCAGCATCGGTCGTGACAATCGCCGGAGTGTCGGTCAGACGATGCGTCAGACGCACCTCTTTCACACGCTCGCCCAGCAGAGTTTTCACGCGCTCAACGAACGGTGTCAGCGCTTTTTCTGCTTCTTTCGCGCTTTCGTCGACTTCGTCAGCCAGCTTGTCGATGGACTCATCGGCTTTTGCCACGGACTGGAATACCTTACCATCGAACTCGGTCAGGTAGTTCATCATCCACTCATCGATACGGTCAGAAAGCAGCAGGACTTCGATACCTTTCTTACGCAGCAGCTCCAGGTGCGGACTGCTTTTCGCCGCTGCATAGCTATCAGCGGTGATGTAATAGATTTTTTCCTGCCCTTCTTTCATGCGCGAGACATAGTCGGCAAGCGACACGGTCTGCTCGGAAGAGTCGGTATGGGTAGACGCGAAACGCAGCAGTTTAGCAATCGCTTCCTGGTTGCCGTTATCTTCCGCCGGGCCTTCTTTGAGTACCAGACCGAACTGTTTCCAGAAGGTCAGGTATTTCTCGGCATCGTCTTTCGCCAGTTTATCCAGCATCTGCAATACGCGTTTGGTCAGCGCATTACGCAGGTTACGCGTCACCGTGCTGTCTTGCAGAATTTCACGCGACACGTTCAGCGGCAGATCGTTGGAGTCTATCAGGCCACGGACAAAGCGCAGGTAGTTCGGCATAAACTGCTCGGCGTCGTCCATGATAAAGACGCGCTGCACGTACAGTTTAAGGCCGTGCTTATGATCACGGTTCCACATATCCCACGGCGCCTGCGATGGGATGTACAGCAGGCTGGTGTACTCCTGCTTACCTTCCACACGGTTGTGGCTCCAGGTCAGCGGGTCGGTAAAGTCGTGGGCAATGTGCTTGTAGAACTCTTTGTATTCGTCGTCGTTAAGCTCAGCTTTATTACGCGTCCACAGCGCCTGTGCCTTGTTGATTTTTTCCCAGGAGACGACGGTTTCGCCGTCTTTTTCTTCCTGTTTTTCAATCTCTACCGGCAACGCGATATGGTCAGAATATTTGCTGATAACCGAACGCACGCGCCAGTCGTCGAGGAAATCATCCTCGCCTTCGCGCAGATGCAGGGTGATTTCGGTCCCACGGTCAGCTTTTGTGATATCCGCAACGGTGTATTCACCAGCGCCTTCAGATTCCCAGAACACGCCATTTTCTGGCTTGTCGCCGGCTGCACGGGTACGCACGGTGACTTTGTCAGCCACGATAAACGCCGAGTAGAAACCGACGCCGAACTGGCCGATAAGCTGGCTGTCCTTCGCCTGGTCAGAACCCATGGATTCGAGGAATGCCTTGGTGCCGGACTTGGCGATGGTCCCGAGGTGGTCGATAACCTCTTCACGATTCATGCCAATGCCGTTATCGGCAATGGTCAACGTACGCTTATCTTTATCGAAGGAGACACGCACACGCAGTTCGCCGTCACCTTCATACAGATCTGGCGTCGACAACGCGCGAAAACGCAGTTTGTCCGCCGCATCCGATGCGTTAGAGATAAG containing:
- the htpG gene encoding molecular chaperone HtpG, producing MKGQETRGFQSEVKQLLHLMIHSLYSNKEIFLRELISNASDAADKLRFRALSTPDLYEGDGELRVRVSFDKDKRTLTIADNGIGMNREEVIDHLGTIAKSGTKAFLESMGSDQAKDSQLIGQFGVGFYSAFIVADKVTVRTRAAGDKPENGVFWESEGAGEYTVADITKADRGTEITLHLREGEDDFLDDWRVRSVISKYSDHIALPVEIEKQEEKDGETVVSWEKINKAQALWTRNKAELNDDEYKEFYKHIAHDFTDPLTWSHNRVEGKQEYTSLLYIPSQAPWDMWNRDHKHGLKLYVQRVFIMDDAEQFMPNYLRFVRGLIDSNDLPLNVSREILQDSTVTRNLRNALTKRVLQMLDKLAKDDAEKYLTFWKQFGLVLKEGPAEDNGNQEAIAKLLRFASTHTDSSEQTVSLADYVSRMKEGQEKIYYITADSYAAAKSSPHLELLRKKGIEVLLLSDRIDEWMMNYLTEFDGKVFQSVAKADESIDKLADEVDESAKEAEKALTPFVERVKTLLGERVKEVRLTHRLTDTPAIVTTDADDMSTQMAKLFAAAGQAAPEVKYIFELNPDHVLVKRTADTEDEGQFKEWVELLLDQALFAERGTLEDPNQFIRRMNQLLVS